CTTCGATATTCAGTGCAGGCTCACCGAAGAACTGATCTCCCCCCTGCTGACCCAGCGTCACAAGCCCGCGCTGAATCGCGCCGATACTCGCTGCAGAGATATTGCCATAACTCGTCTGATACTCCTTCGCGTGTTCAGAGACATGCAGCAGCATCGCCTGCAGGTCCTTCATGTCCAGCAACAACAGCCCGTTGTCGTCTGCGATCTTGAAGACAAGCGTCAACACGCCGGTTTGCGTGTCGTTCAGATTCAGAATGCGGCTGAACAGCAGCGGCCCCATTTCGCTCACCGTCGACCGCACCGGATGTCCTTCCTTACCGAAGACGTCCCAGAAGACCACCGGGCAGCCGGCAAACTGCACCTCGCCGAGTCCCAGCGATCTCACGCGCTCATCGAACTTCGGCGAGCTCTTCCCCGGCTGGCTAATCCCTGACAGATCGCCCTTCACATCCGCCGCAAACACCGGCACTCCGATGGAGCTTAGCGCCTCGGCCATCACCTGCAACGTCACGGTTTTGCCGGTTCCCGTTGCCCCGGCCACCAGCCCATGGCGGTTCGACATCCCCGGCAGCAGATACAACTCGTCGCTGCCCTTTGCAATCATCGGCATCTCAACCATCTCGCGCATATCCTCCGGAACAAATACTTCAGCACCTTTCACCATATCGCATCTGTCTGCGCCTCTCGCCTTTCAAGGCGACGAGCCGAGATCCTTCACCATCCGCACAACTTCGATCTCTTCGCCGTCGCCGACTGGCACCTTCACTCGTCCGGCTTCGCTGTATCCCTTCAGCGAGTACAACGCCACGCCCGTCAGCGTACTTCCCATCTCGAAGCGCCGAAATCCTGCCGCCACGGCCGCATTCTCCGCGGCCTCAAGGAGCAGGCTCCCCAGCCCCCTGCGCGCAAACTTTGGATGAACAAAGATCGCCCGCACCTTCGCCGCATCCACTGCCGGGTCCAGCAACTCTGGTTCGATCGCCTCCACCTGGCTGTCGCCGCCATAGAGAGTCCGGCGCTTCGACCAGCCGCCACATCCGGCAATCTCGCCATCCCCATCCACGGCAACGAAATACGTCTTGTCGGCGATTAATCGGCTGTCGATGGTGAACACCGTCTTCAACGCAGAATCGATCTGCGCCGCAGAATAATCCCCCGCCTGCAGCCCGCGCACCGACGCATCGATAAGTCTGCCTATCGCCTTTACGTCCGCCTCCGTCGCTACCCTGATGGAAAAATTCATGCCTTTCAGTTTATGGAATGCCTTGCTCATGCCACCTCGAACGCCTTACACTTTCGCCCATGCGCCGACATACGCTCTTCCTGCTGCCCGCCCTTCTGCTGCTTGCAACCTTCCCTCTGGCCGCTCAGCAATGGGCGAAATCGAAGCTCGATGCCTCACCACGCCACCGCGAGTACGTCACGCTCAAGCACGGCGACCGCAGCCTGCAGGCCTTCGTCGTCTACCCCGAGGTCAGCAGGAAGGTCCCCGTCGTCATCCTCATCCATGAGATCTTCGGCCTCTCAGACTGGGCCAAGGAGATGGCCGACGAGATCGCCGCCGCCGGCTACATCGTCGTCGCCCCCGACCTGCTCTCCGGAGCCGGCCCCAATGGCGGCAACTCCGACTCCTTCACCAGCATGGATGCCACAACGAAGGCTGTCTCCGGCCTCAACGCCGATCAGGTCAACG
This region of Acidobacteriota bacterium genomic DNA includes:
- a CDS encoding GNAT family N-acetyltransferase; the encoded protein is MNFSIRVATEADVKAIGRLIDASVRGLQAGDYSAAQIDSALKTVFTIDSRLIADKTYFVAVDGDGEIAGCGGWSKRRTLYGGDSQVEAIEPELLDPAVDAAKVRAIFVHPKFARRGLGSLLLEAAENAAVAAGFRRFEMGSTLTGVALYSLKGYSEAGRVKVPVGDGEEIEVVRMVKDLGSSP